Proteins from one Podospora pseudocomata strain CBS 415.72m chromosome 4, whole genome shotgun sequence genomic window:
- a CDS encoding hypothetical protein (COG:L; EggNog:ENOG503PEAQ) translates to MGRGGGGWRRVVVLTDLEYIVKGATEWLPRRWRKSKVGRSGRKYANRDFWEELQHRIEELGGEGCEVSFWLVRDGELIRQTKAAARLAAWEGKKEGLPVERYTRLFGIMI, encoded by the exons atggggaggggtggaggagggtggaggagggtggtggtgttgacggaTTTGGAGTATATCGTCAAGGGGGCTACGGAGTGGTTGCCTAG gcggtggaggaagtCGAAGGTTGGGCGGTCGGGCAGGAAGTATGCCAATCGGGACTTTTGGGAGGAATTGCAGCATAGgattgaggagctggggggTGAAGGGTGTGAGGTTTCGTTTTGGCTGGTgagggatggggagttgATAAGGCAgacgaaggcggcggcgaggctggcggcgtgggaggggaagaaggaggggttgcCGGTGGAGAGGTATACGAGGTTGTTTGGGATTATGATATga
- a CDS encoding hypothetical protein (COG:L; EggNog:ENOG503PEAQ) has product MNEELAIFIASPDPASTQFFPSRKRLTRRSRIRPASIFHPEDTSLTPEEHFPLQTVRAPNRPVHPASREVLLVIDASCINNGRHADKSSPPIGSSSFKFKNSPGTPNAAVMLPLSEEYNGPVTGTIAFRLGENPRVM; this is encoded by the exons ATGAACGAAGagctcgccatcttcatcgcctccccTGACCCCGCCAGCACCCAATTCTTCCCCTCGAGGAAGAGACTCACTCGTCGCTCTCGCATCAGGCCTGCCTCGATCTTCCACCCGGAAGACACCTCCCTCACACCGGAAGAACACTTCCCCTTGCAAACCGTCCGCGCCCCCAACCGCCCAGTCCACCCCGCTTC CAGGGAAGTTTTGCTTGTTATCGACGCGTCATGTATCAATAACGGCCGCCACGCGGATaaatcctcccctcccattggcagctcctccttcaagTTTAAGAACTCACCTGGAACCCCAAATGCGGCTGTGATGCTCCCTTTGTCAGAGGAGTACAATGGGCCCGTTACTGGGACAATTGCCTTCCGTCTTGGGGAGAACCCCAGGGTGATGTAA
- a CDS encoding hypothetical protein (COG:Q; EggNog:ENOG503P792), whose translation MTASMAQATKTIVATGTSSGLGFELIKQLLGSPTSLSPSTTHLNLVLGARDTNCTGQAYNALSYPKTDHILSILPLELSSLKSTASFANATLERLGPDGKIDYLLLNAAVSDGTDKPAKESKSGFCEAFVVNHFSQHYLVHLLEKKLIDSSTRIIFVSSGAIRRVTDPSTLEKDLKVGSGVEANDTYSQTKFLNLLSAQWWRRRLEEKCRVVAVSPGLIPNTGIGRGSGMKLSMDMPDAKSVEHGAKSILAAFTRDDFPKDREQMFLTSWGEWWEKGVYEKVLDKGLQDKWCWTKEEIEKREGLN comes from the exons ATGACTGCCTCCATGGCACAAGCTACCAAAACCATCGTCGCTACAGGCACATCGTCGGGGTTG GGCTTTGAACTCATCAAACAACTCCTCGGCTCTCCCACTTCCCTtagcccctccaccactcaCCTCAACCTTGTCCTCGGAGCCCGCGACACCAACTGTACCGGTCAAGCCTACAATGCGCTCTCGTACCCCAAGACTGATCACATCCTGTCTATCCTTCCCCTCGAGCTCTCCAGTCTAAAGTCAACCGCCTCCTTCGCCAATGCAACACTCGAGCGTCTCGGCCCAGACGGAAAGATCGATTACCTGCTCCTTAACGCTGCGGTCTCTGACGGGACAGACAAGCCCGCGAAGGAGTCCAAGTCTGGGTTTTGTGAGGCGTTTGTGGTTAATCATTTTT CCCAGCATTACCTTGTTCACTTGCTCGAGAAGAAACTGATTGATTCCTCTACGAGAATCATTTTTGTTTCCTCGGGCGCCATCCGTCGGGTTACTGACCCCTCGACGTTGGAGAAGGACTTGAAAGTTGGGTCTGGGGTGGAAGCCAACGACACGTACTCTCAGACAAAGTTCTTGAACTTGTTGAGTGCGcagtggtggcggaggaggctggaggagaagtgTAGGGTTGTTGCAGTTTCTCCGGGGCTGATTCCTAACACTGGAATTGGGAGGGGCTCGGGAATGAAGTTGAGTATGGATATGCCTGATGCGAAGAGCGTGGAGCATGGGGCAAAGAGCATTCTGGCTGCGTTCACGAGGGATGATTTCCCGAAGGATAGGGAGCAGATGTTTTTGACGAGctggggggagtggtgggagaagggggtgtatgagaaggtgttggataAGGGGTTGCAGGATAAGTGGTGCTGGAcaaaggaggagattgagaagagggaggggctGAACTAG
- a CDS encoding hypothetical protein (EggNog:ENOG503NTZ2; COG:G): MANESWISHYSPSNDFSLANIPFGIISTPEDQTLRPAIAIGGFVLDLKTWLAIVNKEKLADVFSGVDIDQLDHALSQPTLNGFAALGRPVHRIVRKGLQDLLHKDTPYAELLRDDENARTKTLSRLSDVTMHLPMEIGDYTDFYAGYHHAYAVGVMFRGPENALQPNYTHLPVGYHGRASSIVVDGTPIRRPVGQILLDPKAEPKQPVTGPTRKLDIELELGCFISKPNKMGESVDVKQAEEYIFGYVLLNDWSARDIQAWEYVPLGPFNGKNFGTTISAWVVLADALEPFKVKTEIDNKTELQEYLKGEEDKTVFDIKLEVDLTTADGSTTTIGRTSSKYLMWSFPQMIAHHTLGGCSMRPGDLLGSGTISGPGGVEERGSLLEMTENGKKEVLLAGMNARTFLKDGDSITLRGFCADDGKGVRVGFGRCSGTIYGGPQI; encoded by the exons ATGGCTAACGAATCCTGGATCTCCCATTACAGCCCCTCAAATGACTTCTCTCTCGCCAACATCCCCTtcggcatcatcagcacTCCGGAGGACCAAACACTCCGCCCAGCCATCGCCATTGGAGGCTTTGTACTGGACTTGAAAACATGGCTGGCCATAGTGAACAAGGAGAAACTCGCCGATGTCTTCTCAGGTGTTGATATTGATCAGCTTGACCATGCTCTAAGCCAACCCACCCTCAACGGTTTCGCTGCTCTTGGACGGCCGGTGCACAGAATTGTACGCAAAGGACTCCAGGATCTATTACACAAAGACACGCCATATGCAGAGCTCCTCAGGGATGACGAGAATGCCAGGACCAAAACCTTGAGCAGGCTGAGCGATGTGACGATGCACCTTCCAATGGAGATTGGAGACTACACCGACTTCTACGCAGGCTATCACCATGCCTATGCGGTTGGTGTCATGTTCCGCGGGCCAGAAAACGCCCTCCAGCCAAATTATACGCACTTACCGGTTGGATACCACGGTAGGGCATCGAGTATCGTGGTGGATGGGACGCCAATTCGGAGGCCAGTAGGTCAGATACTGCTGGACCCGAAAGCTGAGCCAAAGCAACCTGTGACTGGGCCTACGAGGAAACTGGATAtcgagcttgagcttgggtGCTTCATCTCAAAGCCTAACAAAATGGGCGAGTCTGTAGATGTGAAACAGGCTGAGGAGTACATCTTTGGCTATGTGCTCCTGAACGACTGGAGCGCGAGGGATATTCAGGCCTGGGAGTATGTGCCGCTGGGGCCGTTCAATGGCAAGAACTTCGGGACGACAATTAGTGCctgggtggtgctggcagATGCGCTAGAGCCGTTCAAGGTGAAGACCGAGATTGATAATAAGACCGAACTGCAAGAGTATTtgaagggcgaggaggataaAACAGTGTTTGACATTAAGTTGGAAGTCGATTTGACAA CTGCTGATGGGAGCACAACTACCATTGGAAGGACAAGCTCGAAGTATTTGATGTGGTCATTTCCACAGATGATTGCGCATCATACTCTGGGTGGCTGTTCGATGCGTCCTGGTGACTTGCTTGGCTCTGGGACAATCAGTGGCCCAGGTGGTgtcgaggagagggggagctTGCTGGAGATGACTGAGAacgggaagaaggaggtaTTGCTGGCCGGGATGAATGCCAGAACGTTTTTGAAggatggtgacagcattaCACTGAGAGGATTTTGTGCTGATGACGGCAAGGGAGTACgtgttgggtttgggcgCTGTTCAGGAACAATCTATGGTGGTCCACAGATATGA